CTTGAAATAAAGAAAAAATTAGATGATCAGGAAGAAATAGCTCGAACTGAATACCAGTTGGCAGATTTGTATTATGAATCAGGCAAATATAAGGATGCATTAAATCTCATTAAGCATTGTGTAGAAGTTTTTGAGAAAACAGAGTCTCGCTATCTTGGGCAGGCAAGAGCTTTAATGTTGCAGATATCAGAAAAATGTGGTTAAGCGAATATAAAACCTGTGGCTAACCATATCATCAATACGGATAGATAAGAATTGCTGGTTATGGCAAGTGTTAGGCAGTAAGGAGGATACGTTATGAATTCCAAAGTAAACTTAATAGTTGAAGAGGTGCTATTCAATGTAGAGCATAGGCACTGGGTATTCACTATTCCAGCGTGCCTGCGATGGTGTTTCAGATTCCATCGCAACTTACTTGGAGACTTATCCGATGTGGTGCTGATATACTTACCTACTACATGCAACAGATGACAGGTCACAAAGATCAAATTCCTATCACTCAAGAACAGCACCATCACTGCTCCAGTGCTCTCCTCTACTATCAGTGAATGCAGGCAGGAGGAAATTATACAATGAAGTCTTCCAGATATAATATTTTTGTGGATTGTCCCGAGACGGGAGAAGTAGCTCTCTATAACACACTTTATGGGAGTCTTACACTTTGGAGCCATAATGAAATAGGAACTGTAAAGCATATTCTTGCTGAACCTAATCAATTTTCAGAAGAAAATGTAATAAAGGCTGTTTTGATAGAACAACAGCATTTGATTGATGATTATACGGATGAAATAACAATTATTGAAAATCGTAAAATTTCAGGGATTAAAGATGAAAATCGCCTTGATGTAGTTGTCATGCCTACGCTTGAATGCAACTTTGCTTGTGTTTACTGCTATGAAACTCATCGTCCATCCAAAATGACAGATGAAACTGAGGCAGCCATTAAGAAATGGATAGGGAGAGAACTGCCAAAATACAAAGTGATTATGTTGCATTGGTTTGGTGGCGAGCCCTTGTCAGAGTATCAACGAGTTATATCTATTTCTCAGTACGCTACGGACTTGGCTGACAAGTTAGGGGTATCTTGTTTCAAACATATTACAACAAATGGCTACTTGCTAAATAAAAAGCGATGTAAAGAACTAATTAATACCGGTATCTATGATTTCCAAATTACGGTAGATGGGTCTCCTGAAATTCATAACCAACTGCGGATTTTAAGGAACGGGAAGGGAACTTTTAAGAGACTATTTGAAAACATTAACATGTTGGCCCGAACCGATGAACAGGTAAAAATTTCACTTCGAGTTAATTTCAATCACAATAATCTACACTCAATTCCATATCTACTTGAAATGTTTCCGATGGATGTACGAGCACATCTGCGGGTAGTGTATGAACCCATTTTTGGTCATTGTTCCCTGAACGCAACGGATAATCTGCCATCTAAGGAGATCTCCGAAGCAATGATCAATTACTACAAACTAGCAGCGCAGCTGGGTTATGATGTTGTGTTAGGACAAGCCAGCCAGCATATCTATACTGGTAAGTTGGTCTATTGTTTTGCAGAGCGAGAAAATCAATTCATCATCAACTATACAGGTGATGTTTACAAATGTAGTGTAAGCCAATTCAATCCTAAAGAGAGAGTAGGTTATATTCGCACCGATGGCATGTTCATTAAACAAGATGACCAATGGAATCAGTGGGTGGATACAGATGATTTGTTTGAAGAAAAGTGTTACTCTTGCGTTTACTTACCATTATGTATGGGTGGATGTCGAAAGACACGATTGCGGCAAAAAGAGACAGGTAGCTATTGCTCGCTGTTTCCCACTAATACATCTTATATCCTAAAACAGGTAGCCTTTGGACAGTTTGAAGATATAATACGGCGAGAAAGCGAGTTGTAATATTAAGTTTGAAGTGTTTTTAAGTTAAGTTCGGTAATGGTTTGACTATTTTATGCTAAAGGAGGTGATATCGTAGTGAAAGTAATCGCCAAACCCAAAAAGGAAGAAGAAGTTTTAGCCTCAGTCAAAAAAGATGCAAAAGATGAGGAAATCCTCAAGAGTCTTGTCACAAAAGCAGAACATTGCGTATGTTTAGTCACGCGTTGTGCTAGTGGATAATTCTGGGTATAGGGGGCAGTTGCTATTCTGAAACTTACCCACATTTCTGAATAAAATTGGGCAAAAAAGAGTATTTTCTATCTCAAAATGTAGTAGAATAGTAGGGTCAGACCTCCAAAGCGGAATTAAGCGGGAGTGAAACTTTTGCCTAACAAATCGCTGAAGCTGACGGCGGGCAAGCCCGCCGCAGCTTAGCTCAATCGTTAGGCGTAATATAAATAAATATGGAATTGCACAAGCTGGTTGAAAGTATCATCATTCAATTATCCAAGTTGGATCAAAGTAGGAATTGGAAGGGTGAACTTAATTGGCAATGGTTAGGAGCAACAGATCGATGTTGGCGTTGCGGTAAGGTTGCTGGTGAAGAAGTAGAAATTGGAGCATTGGAGCGGCATCATATAATTCCACGCTCAGAAGGTGGATTGGATACAGATGACAATAACTCTTTACTCTGCGGGAATTGTCATAATGTTGTACACAGGCGTCACATGGGAGTCATCGGCTCGAAGCAAACCCGAGACAAAGAGTGGCGAAGTGTTTTAAAATCAAAGAGTGTTTGCATAAGCCAGAAAATGCCTGATATAAAGCATGCCTTAGGAAAATGCACAAAGTGTGGCAGTGCTGGAAAGATCATAGGTGTTTCGGAAGGATATTGGACTAATAAAGGAATGGTGGTGTTTCTTGAGTGTGAGGATTGTAGACACCTCTTCGCTATTCCATTTCTGGATACAACAGCACTTGATAGTTACGATTAATAACTAAGAGCGCCTAACCCATCGCTGAAGCTGACGGCGGGCAAGCCCGCCGCAGCTTAGCTCAATCGTTAGCTAACAATTAAGGAGGGTTAAGAAAGTGAATAGAAACGAGGTTAGTAATATTAGTCTAATGTCTTCTTATAGGCTTTTGCCAAGGTTGGGTGGATAAGATGGCGGGGTTTGATGAGATTAGTAGAAAACCAATAGATTGGCATATAAAATGCCTTGAGACCCTAAAGGATGATGTTAAAAGGGAATTAAGGGGTATTAGGATAGAAAGGGCAGTTGACTTCTCAGATATATTTGTCTATATGTATCCTAATAAGATGGACAAGGTATGGATTTCAAGTGAGCTTATCCAGTTTATGTTTAATAATAGGGCAAACTGTAGGTTTATCCTCCTTCCAGGGGCTGCCTGGGAGATTATAAGGCACATTAAAGGAAGTAGAGAGATTAGATTTAAAGAGGATTTGGACTATAAGAAGTTTATAAATAGCCACTATGTAGATAGATTTATGAAGGCATTTCTTAATAAAAATCCCAGAGAGATTGAGAAGGCTTATAGGGAGATGGAAGAGAATTGTTCTCTTATCGGATTCCTTATAAAGGCAGGCATAAGGAGATGGATAGGTGCTCCCATCGACAGAATAACAAAGCTCATTCAATCTAATACTTTAGTTTCTGCAGACACCTTGGTCAACCTTAAGTCCTCAGGATGTAACAGGAATATTTATGAAAGGGTATTAAAGGAGCTGAATATAAGGAGGTCTTCTATTCTGGATGAGGTCTCAAACACGGTTGATGCCCATAACTTTGCCACGGTCTATGCCTTGAATGAAGCCTATGGAAAAAGGCATTACTTTAATGTTGTAACCAGCTCATCCATTCCTTCTTATGCCTACAGCCAGGTAAGATGGCAAGGAGGTTTTCTTCATAGAAGCTCTGTTGATGTTGCCTATTATGTAGAGACAAGGTATAGTAAGAGGTCTATAAGGGAGATTGAGGATTGTATAAAAGAAAATGAATCTTTAAGGAAAAAGGAAGGTGGTTCAACTCCGATTGGAGAGCTTAAAGGGTATGACAGATTTCTCTCATTCCTTGAAGAGACATCTAAGGTTCCTCAAGAGAATATAGAGAGGGAACTTCCCATAGAGGAGGTTTATAGGAGCCTAAAAGATGAAGAGAAGTTTTGGAACAGGGTCAATGAGATTGGAGAGCAATACAAGGAAGTGACAGAAAAAGCCAATACCATACTTAAGGAGTTCTTGCCATACGATCCATATGTAGATTCATACGAGGATTTTAAAATGGCTCAGGAGAGACGCTTCCAGATATGGGAAAGGAGGAGGTCAATAAGGACATGAAAGAAGAATTTACCCAAGAAGAAGAAAGGGCGTTGCTTTTGGAGATGATTTGCACCATCTATTCAAACTTTGACAATATAGAGGGATTGATAAGGGAGATAATGGATAAGAGATGGTGGAAGAAGGTTTTGGCTGATGAGAGTTGCCTTATGATATTTAAAAATGGAGACTATGAGAGCATACTCCCCTGCATTCACTATAATAGAAAAAAGAAGCATTGCTGGGATGAAGAAAGTGCAAAAGGACTTTTTGAGGAGGCAAGGGATAAGGGAATCCCTCTCTTTCCCGATAAATGGTATCTTCCCGAAATCAAGTCTAAGGCTATAATCCCCCTAAAAGATTCCAGAGATAAGGTGATAGGGCTTCTTAACCTTAGCAGTAAAGATAAGGATGCCTTTAGAGAAGGTGATGAAAAGATAATGCAAATAGCCATTCATACAGGAATTGTCATTGGAATAGGAAATGGATATAAAAGAAGATTAATAATGCTGTCAAGAGTAAGCGATGAGCTGATGAGGAATCTTGAGAACCCTGAGCTATTAGACATTATGGTTAAGATTATCAAAGAGATATTGCAGGCAGAGGTATGTTCATTGTTTTTGGTCTCTGAGGATAAAGAGCACCTCGAGTTAAAAAGGGAATATGGCTATCCCGTAGGGAAAGAGCGGATATTTAAACAGACACCACCTCTTTTGATTACAGATGGAGAAAAAACAGGGCTTCCAGGATATGTTGCCTCAACTCAAAAAACCATTCGCTTGGATAAAAAAGGGATAATGGAACATCCATCTTGGAGTGGTAATGAAAGAATATCTTCCTTAGAATATCTTAAATCAGGAAAGTGCTTTTCCTTGATGGCTACACCCATTAAAAGAGGGGATGAGCTTCTTGGCGTTCTAAAGGTTGAGAATAAATTGGATAAGGATGGCTATCCTGAGGGGATGAAATTTTCAATAGAGGATGAGATATTACTTCACATCTTCTCTGATAAGATTGCCTTATCCCTTGAGATAGCGGATTCAATCAGAAAGAGAAAGGAGGCAGAAAAAATCACAAGGTCTTTTATAAGGGCTACCTCCCATACCCTAAGGACACCAATGCATACAGTCCTTGACTGCTTTGACCAATTGGAGGAGGAAAAACCCGAGCTTGAGGAAAATGAGTTATTTCAGGTTCTAAAGCAGGAAACCTATCGCTTTGCAAGGCTCGCCAAAAACCTCCTTTATCTCTCTAAACAAGATACAAAGACCCTAAGATTCATCAAGGAGGATTTTGATATTGGTGAGATAATAAAGAGAATAAGGGTTTTATTCAAAAGGTCATTTCTTACCCAAAAAATAGAATTTGTCTATATTCCTAAAGGGGATACATCCCTCTATGCAGATAAGGATGCGCTTATGGATGTATTCATAAACCTTATGGCAAACTCTGTTCATGCTATTAAGTGGAAGGAAAGGGGATTTGGTAAGATTATGATAGACGTTAAGGATTCTAATGGA
The bacterium DNA segment above includes these coding regions:
- a CDS encoding radical SAM protein; the encoded protein is MKSSRYNIFVDCPETGEVALYNTLYGSLTLWSHNEIGTVKHILAEPNQFSEENVIKAVLIEQQHLIDDYTDEITIIENRKISGIKDENRLDVVVMPTLECNFACVYCYETHRPSKMTDETEAAIKKWIGRELPKYKVIMLHWFGGEPLSEYQRVISISQYATDLADKLGVSCFKHITTNGYLLNKKRCKELINTGIYDFQITVDGSPEIHNQLRILRNGKGTFKRLFENINMLARTDEQVKISLRVNFNHNNLHSIPYLLEMFPMDVRAHLRVVYEPIFGHCSLNATDNLPSKEISEAMINYYKLAAQLGYDVVLGQASQHIYTGKLVYCFAERENQFIINYTGDVYKCSVSQFNPKERVGYIRTDGMFIKQDDQWNQWVDTDDLFEEKCYSCVYLPLCMGGCRKTRLRQKETGSYCSLFPTNTSYILKQVAFGQFEDIIRRESEL
- a CDS encoding HNH endonuclease signature motif containing protein, with translation MELHKLVESIIIQLSKLDQSRNWKGELNWQWLGATDRCWRCGKVAGEEVEIGALERHHIIPRSEGGLDTDDNNSLLCGNCHNVVHRRHMGVIGSKQTRDKEWRSVLKSKSVCISQKMPDIKHALGKCTKCGSAGKIIGVSEGYWTNKGMVVFLECEDCRHLFAIPFLDTTALDSYD
- a CDS encoding GAF domain-containing protein — translated: MGKEEVNKDMKEEFTQEEERALLLEMICTIYSNFDNIEGLIREIMDKRWWKKVLADESCLMIFKNGDYESILPCIHYNRKKKHCWDEESAKGLFEEARDKGIPLFPDKWYLPEIKSKAIIPLKDSRDKVIGLLNLSSKDKDAFREGDEKIMQIAIHTGIVIGIGNGYKRRLIMLSRVSDELMRNLENPELLDIMVKIIKEILQAEVCSLFLVSEDKEHLELKREYGYPVGKERIFKQTPPLLITDGEKTGLPGYVASTQKTIRLDKKGIMEHPSWSGNERISSLEYLKSGKCFSLMATPIKRGDELLGVLKVENKLDKDGYPEGMKFSIEDEILLHIFSDKIALSLEIADSIRKRKEAEKITRSFIRATSHTLRTPMHTVLDCFDQLEEEKPELEENELFQVLKQETYRFARLAKNLLYLSKQDTKTLRFIKEDFDIGEIIKRIRVLFKRSFLTQKIEFVYIPKGDTSLYADKDALMDVFINLMANSVHAIKWKERGFGKIMIDVKDSNGFLNIEVIDDGVGMDKEFKEAMKEAREKKGRMGLGLRVVKAIIKGHKGKIYLKDNPEGGAIFGFTLPKPKEGR